A stretch of Sphingorhabdus sp. YGSMI21 DNA encodes these proteins:
- the recF gene encoding DNA replication/repair protein RecF — MALSQLTLHNFRNYPELRLNAVPGFMVFSGANGAGKTNILEAVSLLAPGRGLRRASLRDIARQGGPGDFAVAAQLDDVHLGSGTSVDAPERRKTRINEAAVPTNDLAEWLSILWLTPAMDRLFTEGASGRRNFLDRLVTALEPAHARNSARYEAARRERNRLLADAYPADKDWMDGLDAQLAQFGSLVAEARVRMISALNQRLGQSDGQIFATPVVDLADGQLHSEDQLRQMLQHNRAVDRAAGRTTRGPHRTDLNVFHSAKQQPADKCSTGEQKALLFSIILAHADLIAEQRDRRPVLLLDEVAAHLDPQRRAALFGKLAERGGQVWLTGTEPDLFRDIPGDALHFEVSDGTVTRR; from the coding sequence ATGGCCTTGTCACAGCTCACTCTGCACAATTTTCGCAACTACCCGGAGTTGCGTCTTAACGCCGTTCCCGGGTTCATGGTGTTCAGCGGCGCCAATGGGGCGGGCAAGACCAATATTCTGGAAGCAGTATCGCTGCTCGCGCCGGGCCGCGGCCTCAGACGCGCCTCACTACGTGATATTGCGAGACAGGGCGGCCCGGGCGATTTCGCCGTCGCCGCCCAACTGGATGATGTACATCTGGGAAGTGGTACCAGTGTAGATGCACCCGAACGCCGCAAAACCCGAATCAACGAAGCAGCTGTCCCAACCAATGATCTGGCGGAGTGGCTTTCGATATTATGGCTAACTCCGGCAATGGACCGGCTGTTCACCGAGGGCGCTTCGGGGCGCCGCAATTTTCTTGACCGGCTCGTGACCGCACTGGAGCCTGCCCATGCCCGGAACAGCGCCCGATATGAAGCGGCGCGACGCGAACGCAACCGGCTGCTCGCCGACGCTTATCCCGCGGACAAAGATTGGATGGACGGCCTGGATGCGCAACTTGCACAATTCGGCTCACTCGTCGCAGAAGCTCGGGTCCGGATGATATCCGCCCTAAACCAGCGTCTGGGACAATCGGATGGCCAGATATTTGCCACACCTGTCGTGGATCTGGCGGACGGGCAGTTACACAGCGAGGACCAACTCCGCCAGATGCTGCAGCATAATCGGGCGGTCGACCGCGCAGCCGGTCGAACCACCAGAGGCCCGCATCGCACCGATCTCAACGTATTCCATTCCGCCAAGCAGCAGCCGGCCGATAAATGCTCGACCGGCGAACAAAAAGCCTTGCTGTTCTCGATCATCCTGGCGCACGCGGATCTGATCGCCGAGCAACGCGACAGACGCCCGGTTTTGCTGCTCGACGAAGTCGCCGCCCATCTCGATCCTCAGCGCCGGGCAGCTCTGTTCGGCAAGCTCGCGGAGCGCGGTGGACAGGTCTGGCTTACCGGCACCGAACCCGACCTGTTCAGAGATATTCCCGGCGACGCGCTGCATTTCGAAGTATCTGACGGGACCGTAACCCGACGGTAG
- a CDS encoding peroxiredoxin, with the protein MTLHIGDTAPDFTVDTQNGEISLHDWAGDSWVFFFSHPADFTPVCTTEMGRTAQLAEEFAKRNTKPLGLSTDTAEEHRKWIEDVNDTQHTNLTFPIVADADLAIAKMYDMIHPDESETAAVRSVFIIDPDKKVRLTMTYPMSVGRNFDEILRVIDALQLSDEKRIATPADWQIGKDVIIPPSISNEEAKGLFPQGWTEHRPYLRTTDVS; encoded by the coding sequence ATGACATTACATATTGGAGATACCGCCCCGGACTTCACCGTCGATACCCAGAACGGGGAAATCAGCCTGCACGACTGGGCTGGCGACAGCTGGGTGTTCTTTTTCAGCCATCCGGCCGATTTCACCCCGGTCTGCACCACCGAAATGGGGCGCACCGCACAGCTTGCCGAAGAATTTGCCAAGCGGAATACCAAGCCGCTCGGCCTGTCGACCGACACGGCGGAAGAACATCGCAAATGGATCGAAGATGTGAACGATACGCAGCATACCAATCTTACATTTCCGATCGTTGCCGACGCGGATCTGGCGATTGCGAAAATGTACGACATGATTCATCCCGACGAGAGCGAAACGGCTGCGGTCCGGTCGGTGTTCATTATCGACCCCGACAAGAAGGTCCGCCTGACCATGACCTATCCGATGAGCGTCGGACGGAATTTTGACGAAATTCTGCGGGTCATCGATGCGCTGCAACTGAGCGATGAAAAACGCATTGCCACGCCCGCCGACTGGCAGATTGGCAAGGATGTGATCATTCCGCCGTCGATCAGCAACGAAGAGGCGAAGGGTCTCTTTCCACAAGGCTGGACCGAGCATCGGCCCTATCTGCGGACGACGGACGTCAGTTAA
- a CDS encoding CHAP domain-containing protein, with protein MLITVRNAIIPILLALQALMMPAPAHANDYLQCVPFARELSGIRIYGDAHSWWDQAEGHYQRGTMPAEGAVLSLPSHGSMRLGHVAVVREIVDDRTILISHANWSPINGRRGQIERRVAARDVSEHNDWSKVRIWYAPIGKLGTTAFPVNGFIYPAKPERQAGRQWASSSARQSSRRPSRPLFDGKLKAELARSANQEQPPATEARDLIGELLDRVGS; from the coding sequence TTGTTGATCACAGTGCGTAACGCGATCATTCCGATCCTGCTCGCTTTGCAGGCGCTGATGATGCCCGCTCCGGCTCATGCGAACGACTATCTGCAATGTGTCCCTTTCGCCCGCGAGCTCAGCGGCATTCGTATCTATGGCGATGCCCACAGCTGGTGGGATCAGGCGGAAGGCCATTACCAACGCGGGACAATGCCGGCTGAGGGTGCGGTGCTGTCGCTGCCCAGCCATGGCTCCATGCGGCTGGGACATGTTGCAGTGGTCCGGGAAATTGTCGATGACCGCACGATCCTGATCAGCCACGCCAACTGGTCACCTATCAATGGCCGCCGTGGCCAGATCGAACGTCGGGTCGCCGCCCGCGACGTTTCTGAACATAACGACTGGAGCAAGGTCCGCATCTGGTACGCGCCAATCGGCAAGCTTGGCACCACGGCTTTCCCGGTGAACGGCTTCATTTACCCCGCGAAGCCGGAGCGGCAGGCCGGCCGGCAATGGGCATCGTCGAGCGCCAGACAGAGCAGTCGCCGGCCCAGCCGCCCTTTGTTCGACGGCAAATTGAAGGCCGAACTTGCCAGATCCGCCAATCAGGAACAGCCGCCCGCCACGGAAGCCAGAGACCTGATCGGGGAATTGCTGGACAGAGTGGGCAGCTGA
- a CDS encoding amidohydrolase, whose amino-acid sequence MIRYAVTLALATLPAATQAQQKDVMADISALIDARSAESAQTARQLWEWAEVGYQEQKSSALLQDQLRAHGFEITAGVAAIPTAFIAEYGSDGPVIAILAEYDALPGINQDALATRSPIDGKTAAHACGHNLFAAGSLEAAIAVSKWLKQSGTPGRVRLYGTPAEEGGSGKVYMVRAGLFNDVDIALHWHAADENSAAAHTTLANRSAKFRFRGVSAHAAGAPDKARSALDGVEAFNMMINMMREHVPQQSRIHYVITEGGTAPNVVPDFAEVFYYVRHPDPAEVDAIWARLEDAARGAAMGTGTKVDWEVIHGNNPLLVNEPLAKMMDAKLRQVGGVTYTAAEQQFAEGIYASFDKPGLKLGSQREIQPYNVSLGYGSTDVGDVSYATPTVGLRTATWVPGTSAHSWQSSAASGMSIGFKGTQVAAKTLTLAAIELYTNPELRAEAKAEFDEARGPDYQYKSLLGDRDPPLDYRK is encoded by the coding sequence ATGATCCGATATGCCGTAACGCTCGCCCTGGCGACTCTTCCTGCAGCCACGCAGGCCCAGCAAAAGGACGTGATGGCGGATATATCCGCGCTGATCGATGCCCGGTCTGCAGAATCGGCGCAGACCGCCCGGCAGCTTTGGGAATGGGCGGAAGTCGGCTATCAGGAACAGAAGTCCAGCGCGCTGCTGCAGGACCAGCTGCGAGCCCATGGATTTGAGATTACCGCCGGAGTTGCCGCTATCCCGACCGCCTTCATCGCCGAATATGGCAGCGACGGGCCGGTGATCGCGATACTGGCGGAATATGATGCGCTGCCCGGGATCAACCAGGACGCCCTCGCCACCCGCAGCCCGATTGACGGCAAGACCGCCGCCCATGCCTGCGGCCATAATCTGTTTGCTGCCGGATCGCTGGAGGCCGCCATCGCGGTAAGCAAATGGCTGAAACAGAGCGGCACGCCGGGACGCGTACGGCTTTATGGGACGCCAGCCGAAGAAGGCGGCAGCGGCAAGGTCTATATGGTCCGCGCCGGCCTGTTCAACGATGTCGACATCGCGCTCCACTGGCACGCCGCTGACGAGAATTCCGCTGCCGCCCACACGACGCTGGCCAACCGCTCGGCCAAATTCCGTTTCCGCGGCGTCTCCGCCCATGCCGCCGGCGCCCCGGACAAGGCCCGCTCGGCGCTGGATGGGGTCGAGGCTTTCAACATGATGATCAACATGATGCGCGAACATGTGCCGCAGCAGTCTCGGATCCATTATGTGATCACCGAAGGCGGTACCGCGCCCAATGTTGTGCCCGACTTTGCCGAAGTCTTCTATTATGTCCGCCACCCCGATCCGGCCGAGGTCGACGCGATCTGGGCCCGACTGGAAGATGCGGCGCGCGGCGCGGCGATGGGCACAGGCACCAAGGTCGACTGGGAAGTGATCCATGGCAATAATCCGCTGCTGGTCAACGAACCGCTGGCGAAAATGATGGACGCCAAATTGCGCCAGGTCGGCGGCGTTACCTATACGGCGGCAGAACAGCAATTTGCCGAGGGCATCTATGCCAGCTTTGACAAGCCGGGCCTGAAATTGGGCAGCCAGCGAGAGATTCAGCCTTATAATGTATCGCTGGGCTATGGTTCGACCGACGTCGGCGATGTCTCCTACGCAACGCCCACCGTCGGCCTGCGCACCGCGACATGGGTGCCCGGCACGTCCGCGCACAGTTGGCAGTCTTCTGCAGCGAGCGGCATGTCGATCGGCTTCAAGGGCACCCAGGTTGCGGCCAAGACGCTGACGCTGGCGGCAATCGAGCTGTACACCAATCCCGAGCTGCGCGCCGAGGCGAAGGCCGAGTTCGACGAGGCGCGGGGGCCGGATTATCAATATAAGTCGCTGCTCGGCGACCGCGATCCGCCGCTGGATTACCGGAAATAA
- a CDS encoding PspC domain-containing protein: MKNKLKLDKANGKLMGVCSGLANWSGMDANLLRIIFVLATIFGFGSAIVIYLAIGLIVD; encoded by the coding sequence ATGAAGAACAAACTCAAACTCGACAAAGCCAATGGCAAGCTGATGGGCGTCTGCTCCGGCTTGGCTAACTGGAGTGGAATGGACGCAAATCTTTTGCGTATCATCTTCGTTCTCGCGACCATATTCGGCTTCGGTTCCGCGATCGTCATCTATCTCGCGATCGGTCTGATTGTCGATTAA
- a CDS encoding cation diffusion facilitator family transporter gives MSAGHHHNHGHFTHSHHDRHGAHGHMPTNFSRAFALGISLNIIYIIVEVIFGLLAGSMALLADAGHNLSDVLGLAVAWAGAELSKRPPSKRFTYGLGGSSILAALLNGLFLLVACGAIAWEAIERFSAPSPVASSTVVIVASLGIVINFGTAMLFVSGQKEDINIRGAFLHMMADAGVSAGVVIGGIAIYFSGLNWIDPLISLLIVALIFWSTWGLLSEAVRMSLAGVPRDIDVEEVMAYLTALPGVQAVHDLHIWPMSTSETAMTAHLVLPEGHPGKGFLATVQKELNRLFSIHHITIQIELEDEEADQCHTDCHGRD, from the coding sequence ATGTCCGCAGGTCATCATCACAACCACGGCCATTTTACCCATAGCCATCACGACCGTCATGGTGCGCACGGCCATATGCCGACCAATTTCAGTCGCGCCTTCGCGCTCGGAATTTCGCTCAACATCATATATATCATTGTCGAAGTCATATTCGGCCTGCTGGCCGGATCAATGGCGCTTTTGGCCGATGCCGGTCACAATTTGTCCGATGTCCTCGGTCTGGCCGTTGCATGGGCCGGCGCTGAGTTGTCCAAACGTCCTCCCAGCAAGCGGTTTACATATGGCCTCGGTGGATCATCGATACTGGCTGCGTTGCTCAACGGACTTTTTCTGCTGGTCGCTTGCGGTGCCATCGCATGGGAAGCGATCGAGCGCTTCAGTGCACCTAGCCCGGTTGCATCGAGCACCGTTGTAATTGTTGCTTCGCTTGGCATTGTTATCAATTTTGGCACCGCAATGCTGTTCGTCAGTGGCCAGAAGGAAGATATCAACATCCGGGGCGCGTTTCTCCACATGATGGCTGACGCCGGTGTGTCGGCCGGAGTGGTGATTGGCGGCATTGCGATCTATTTCAGCGGGCTGAACTGGATTGATCCGCTAATCAGCCTGCTGATCGTGGCGCTGATCTTCTGGAGCACATGGGGGCTATTGTCCGAGGCTGTGAGAATGTCTCTTGCAGGCGTGCCCCGCGATATCGATGTGGAAGAAGTGATGGCATATCTGACAGCTTTGCCCGGCGTTCAGGCGGTGCACGATCTCCATATCTGGCCGATGAGCACGAGCGAAACAGCGATGACAGCCCATCTGGTGCTGCCAGAGGGGCACCCGGGCAAAGGTTTCCTGGCCACTGTCCAGAAAGAATTGAACAGATTATTCTCCATCCATCATATCACTATTCAAATCGAACTCGAGGATGAAGAGGCGGATCAGTGCCATACGGATTGTCACGGGCGCGACTGA
- a CDS encoding molybdenum cofactor guanylyltransferase, with translation MIAHPPSCLVILAGGRSTRMGSDKAVIHFEGQRLIDRLVDRYSGIADRILLSARQDYGTGLPVISDDPEAPDGPVGAIFSIAARLEELEPAIGGFVTVPVDAPHAPADLIERLPASGSCAVARDRQRMHPTFAYWRCDSVNAVRTTCEPGERAPSLRWLSQECNAISVTWDDPQGFININRPEDLAAATGIKKAGA, from the coding sequence ATGATCGCCCACCCGCCTTCCTGCCTTGTCATCCTCGCTGGCGGCCGGTCGACCCGCATGGGTAGCGACAAGGCAGTCATCCATTTTGAAGGGCAACGACTGATCGATAGACTGGTCGACAGATATAGCGGCATTGCAGACCGGATATTGCTTTCAGCGCGTCAGGATTACGGCACCGGGCTGCCCGTCATCAGCGATGACCCGGAAGCCCCGGACGGTCCGGTCGGCGCGATCTTCTCGATCGCGGCCCGTCTGGAAGAGCTGGAGCCAGCGATCGGCGGCTTCGTCACCGTCCCGGTCGACGCCCCGCATGCTCCCGCAGATCTGATCGAGCGGCTTCCGGCGAGCGGCAGCTGTGCCGTTGCCCGGGACCGGCAGCGCATGCATCCGACCTTTGCCTATTGGCGCTGCGATAGCGTCAATGCCGTCCGAACCACCTGCGAGCCCGGTGAACGAGCACCGTCATTGCGATGGCTGTCCCAAGAATGTAATGCAATATCAGTGACTTGGGACGACCCACAAGGGTTCATCAACATCAACCGTCCGGAAGACCTGGCCGCCGCTACAGGCATCAAAAAAGCCGGCGCTTGA